A region of Aquarana catesbeiana isolate 2022-GZ linkage group LG08, ASM4218655v1, whole genome shotgun sequence DNA encodes the following proteins:
- the LOC141104984 gene encoding uncharacterized protein: MMENQPPLTSPDGSSNGNPPERCPLPLYSRDSTQEDHTIPYHHQGEELKDIKVEDKEEEEERFVSGDQQSMEEGEMTMESKQEKSSLHMDTNGSSNGNPPERCPRPLYSWDSTQEDHTIPHHHQGEEMKDIKVEDKEEEERLVSGDQQSMEEGEMIMESKQEESSLHMDTTDDHNVRNMSEESSDKSHSRTLRSHSRNTLIDPSIPEESSSGQEGDHTEETSLSCSVCGKLFTKKRELLRHEKCHTAEHPYSCSECGKCYSSKQNLLTHWYSHTAERPYSCSECGKCYTSKQNLLTHWYSHTGERPYSCSECGKCFISKGQLLQHQRIHTGERPFSCSECGKCFIRKGQLLQHQRIHTGVRPFSCLECGKCFTTKHTLLAHQTIHTGVSPFSCSECGKCFTTKHRLLTHQTIHTGVSPFSYSECGKNVTEKNSLDKHQMIHTGERPYSCSECGKCFIQKIGLLKHQTIHTGEYPFSCSECGKGFTGEKILVKRQMIHTGERPYSCSECGKRFTLKSNLNRHQKLHTGERPHSCSECGKCFITNEKLIVHRRVHTGERPYSCSVCGKSFTTKGNLVLHQRIHNAERPYSCSECGKCYTSKQNLLTHWYSHTGERPYSCSECEKCFTSKGQLLEHQKIHTAERLYSCSQCGKCFIRKGQLLEHQKIHTGVRPFSCSECGKCFISKGQLLLHQKIHTGVRPFSCLECGKCFTAKHTLLTHQTIHTGVSPFSCSECGKCFTTKHRLLTHQTIHTGVSPFSYSECGKNVTEKNSLDKHQMIHTGERPYSCSECGKCFIQKIGLLKHQTIHTGEYPFSCSECGKGFTGEKILVKRQMIHTGERPYSCSECGKRFTLKSNLNRHQKLHTGERPHSCSECGKCFITNEKLIVHRRVHTGERPYSCSVCGKSFTTKGNLVLHQRIHIR; this comes from the exons atgatggagaatcagccgcccctcacatcaccgg atggatccagtaatgggaacccaccagagagatgtccccttcctctgtattcccgggattccacacaggaagatcacaccatcccttaccatcatcag ggtgaagaactgaaagacatcaaagttgaggataaagaggaagaagaagagaggtttgtgagtggagatcagcagtctatggaggagggggagatgactatggaaagtaaacaggagaaatcttctctacatatggacacaa atggatccagtaatgggaacccaccagagagatgtccccgtcctctgtattcctgggattccacacaggaagatcacaccatccctcaccatcatcag ggtgaagaaatgaaagacatcaaagttgaggataaagaggaagaagagaggttggtgagtggagatcagcagtctatggaggagggggagatgattatggaaagtaaacaggaggaatcttctctacatatggacacaa CAGATGACCATAATGTGCGGAATAtgtctgaggaatcttctgataaatcacattccaggactctaagatctcacagtagaaatactttaatagatccgtctattcccgaggaatcttcttcagggcaggaaggagatcacacagaagagacttcattgtcatgttcagtgtgCGGGAAACTTTTCACAAAAAAGAGAGAACTTCTTAGACACGAGAAATGTCACACTGCTGAgcatccctattcatgttcagagtgcgggaaatgttactcTAGTAAACAAAACCTTCTTACACACTGGTACAGTCACACtgctgagcgtccctattcatgttcagagtgcgggaaatgttacacTAGCAAACAAAACCTTCTTACACACTGGTACAGTCACACTggggagcgtccttattcatgttcagagtgcgggaaatgttttattagTAAAGGACAACTTCttcaacatcagagaattcacactggtgagcgtcccttttcttgttcagagtgcgggaaatgttttattagGAAAGGACAACTTCttcaacatcagagaattcacactggtgtgCGCCCCTTTtcttgtttagagtgcgggaaatgtttcactacaAAACACACACTTCTTGCACATCAGACAATTCACACAGGTGTaagtcccttttcatgttcagagtgcgggaaatgtttcactacaAAACACAGACTTCTTACACATCAGACAATTCACACAGGTGTAAGTCCCTTTTCatattcagagtgcgggaaaaaTGTCACTGAGAAAAATAGTCTTGATAAACACCAGatgattcacacgggtgagcgtccctattcatgttcagagtgcgggaaatgtttcattcaaaAAATAGGCCTTCTTAAACATCAGACAATTCACACAGGTGAGtatcccttttcatgttcagagtgcgggaaaggtttcactggGGAAAAAATTCTTGTTAAACGCCAGatgattcacacaggtgagcgtccctattcatgttcagagtgcgggaaacgtttcacTCTGAAAAGCAATCTTAATAGACACCAGAAGCTTCACACAGGGGAGCGCccccattcatgttcagagtgcgggaaatgtttcattacaAACGAAAAATTAATTGTACACCGGagagttcacacaggtgagcgtccttattcatgctcagtgtgcgggaaatctttcacgaCGAAGGGAAACCTTGTgctacatcagagaattcac AAtgctgagcgtccctattcatgttcagagtgcgggaaatgttacacTAGCAAACAAAACCTTCTTACACACTGGTACAGTCACACCggggagcgtccttattcatgttcagagtgcgagaaatgttttacTAGTAAAGGACAACTTCTtgaacatcagaaaattcacactgcTGAGCGTCTCTATTCATGTTctcagtgcgggaaatgttttattagGAAAGGACAGCTTCTtgaacatcagaaaattcacactggTGTGCGCCCcttttcttgttcagagtgcgggaaatgttttattagTAAAGGACAACTTCTtctacatcagaaaattcacactggTGTGCGCCCCTTTtcttgtttagagtgcgggaaatgtttcactgcaaAACACACACTTCTTACACATCAGACAATTCACACAGGTGTaagtcccttttcatgttcagagtgcgggaaatgtttcactacaAAACACAGACTTCTTACACATCAGACAATTCACACAGGTGTAAGTCCCTTTTCatattcagagtgcgggaaaaaTGTCACTGAGAAAAATAGTCTTGATAAACACCAGatgattcacacgggtgagcgtccctattcatgttcagagtgcgggaaatgtttcattcaaaAAATAGGCCTTCTTAAACATCAGACAATTCACACAGGTGAGtatcccttttcatgttcagagtgcgggaaaggtttcactggGGAAAAAATTCTTGTTAAACGCCAGatgattcacacaggtgagcgtccctattcatgttcagagtgcgggaaacgtttcacTCTGAAAAGCAATCTTAATAGACACCAGAAGCTTCACACAGGGGAGCGCccccattcatgttcagagtgcgggaaatgtttcattacaAACGAAAAATTAATTGTACACCGGagagttcacacaggtgagcgtccttattcatgctcagtgtgcgggaaatctttcacgaCGAAGGGAAACCTTGTgctacatcagagaattcacataaGATAA